The genomic DNA NNNNNNNNNNNNNNNNNNNNNNNNNNNNNNNNNNNNNNNNNNNNNNNNNNNNNNNNNNNNNNNNNNNNNNNNNNNNNNNNNNNNNNNNNNNNNNNNNNNNNNNNNNNNNNNNNNNNNNNNNNNNNNNNNNNNNNNNNNNNNNNNNNNNNNNNNNNNNNNNNNNNNNNNNNNNNNNNNNNNNNNNNNNNNNNNNNNNNNNNNNNNNNNNNNNNNNNNNNNNNNNNNNNNNNNNNNNNNNNNNNNNNNNNNNNNNNNNNNNNNNNNNNNNNNNNNNNNNNNNNNNNNNNNNNNNNNNNNNNNNNNNNNNNNNNNNNNNNNNNNNNNNNNNNNNNNNNNNNNNNNNNNNNNNNNNNNNNNNNNNNNNNNNNNNNNNNNNNNNNNNNNNNNNNNNNNNNNNNNNNNNNNNNNNNNNNNNNNNNNNNNNNNNNNNNNNNNNNNNNNNNNNNNNNNNNNNNNNNNNNNNNNNNNNNNNNNNNNNNNNNNNNNNNNNNNNNNNNNNNNNNNNNNNNNNNNNNNNNNNNNNNNNNNNNNNNNNNNNNNNNNNNNNNNNNNNNNNNNNNNNNNNNNNNNNNNNNNNNNNNNNNNNNNNNNNNNNNNNNNNNNNNNNNNNNNNNNNNNNNNNNNNNNNNNNNNNNNNNNNNNNNNNNNNNNNNNNNNNNNNNNNNNNNNNNNNNCCAATCaaatgatcaaactaaaacaatacaaGACATGAAGCTAAACTAAAACAGAACCCAATCATGCTTTACTCAACAATACAAGACAAAAACAcatacaagtaaaaaaaaatgatgaataaaGTCAAAACAAATTCTGGGTGCAGAACACATATCcgtttttaataattgataCAAGATGATTTGCAGAACACATGATTGATAATAGCGATAGAACACATAACATTGCAGAACACATGATTTGCAAATCGATCAACcgaacaaacaaatccaaaaacccaCATAAATTGATACAAGATACAATATAAATTGAAACATAGTAGAACTCATAGACAAAAATTGATACaagatacaacaaaaataatcacCTGTGAATGTCACCTATGCAAAACAACTCATCGGGTTTTTGATCGGATTTTGATCAGATTTCGGGTAAaatccgatcgggttcgggtatccGAATTTCAGAAATCCTAAACCCATTCGGGTTTTTCCTTCTTTCGGATAcgggttcgggtcgggtttttcaGATCGGGTTTTTCAGATCGGTTTCGATGATCTTCAATTCTCATTCTGGACAGATGGTCTGCTACcctgttttcaatttcttttttatccAGGATTTCTATGTCAAATTCATGCAGAAGAAGGATCCATCTGAGAAGCCTAGGTTTGGTGTCCTTTTTCGAGTAAATATACCTCAGGGCGGCATGATCCGTGTAGACGATCACTTTCGCACCGACTAAATAACTTTCGAACTTCTCAAACGCAAAAACCACGGCAACTGGCTCCTTCTCAGTTGTCGCATACCTTGTATTGGCATCGTCCATGGTTCTGCTGGCGTAGTAGATCACATGGAGCTTTTTATCTATTCTTTGACCCAATACTGCCCCCACAGCATAATCTGACGCGTCGCACGTAATCTTGAAGGGATGGTCCCAGTTAGGTGCTTGAACTATTGGCGCGCTCACCAAAGCTTCCTTAATCTTGTTGAAGGCGTCTCAACAGTCCTTGTCGACAATAAACTCTGCTTCCTTGCGAAGGAGCCGCGTTAACGGTCGGGCGATCTTAGAGAAGTCTTTAATGAATCGCCTGTAGAACCCTGCGTGCCCTAAAAAGCTTCTAACGTCTCTCACCGATTTAGGAGGTTGCATCTGAACCATCACTTTGATCTTAGCCTTGTCGACCTCTATACCCTTTTCCGAGATCTTGTGCCCTAAAACTATTCCCTCCTGGACCATCAAGTGGCACTTTTCCCAGTTTAACACTAGGTTGGTTTCTTCACACCTTTTCAGCACCTTGCAGAGGTTTGATAGACAGGATGAGAAAGAATCTCCATATACTGAAAAGACATCCATGAAAACCTTCACCATTTCTTCTATTAAATCCGAGAAGATAGATGTCATGCATCTTTGGAAAGTCGCGGGAGCGTTGCACAAACCGAAAGGCATCCTCTTATAGGCAAAGGTACCATAAGGGCAGGTGAACGTTGTCTTCTCCTGATCAGAAGGGTGTATGGGGATTTGGAAAAATCCCCTATAACGTCAATgaaacagtagtaaggatgGTTAGCCAGTCGTTCCAGCATCTGGTCGATGAAAGGCAGGGGAAAATGATCCTTCCTCGAGGCTGCGttaagcttcctatagtcaatATACATTCGATGATCGGTTATCGTCCTTGTGGGAATTAGCTTGTCTTTCTCGTTTTTGACAACggtgattcctcctttcttcaGAACGCAGTGCACCGGGAACACCCAAGTGCTATCAGAAATAGGGTAGATAACTCTAGCATCGAGCAGCTTCAGAATTTCTTTTTCACCACTTCTTTCAGGTTCGGATTTAGCCGATGCTGAGGTACTACACTAGAGTACGACTCATCCTCCAGGTTTATCCGGTGGGTGCAAAGATCAGGAGATatacccttgatatcatctaaagtAAAGCCTATTGCTCTCCCATAGTTTCTTAATTGAGTGCAAAGCAATTTCAATTCCTTTTCAAGCAGGCTAGAATTGACGATCACTGGATAAGTTGAATTAGGTCCTAAGAAAGtgtaccttagcccagatggAAGAGGTTTGAGTTCCACTTTAGGCGCCTTAGACTCGGACCAATCATCAGTGGTTTAAAGTTGCTGCTCGAGTTTGTGCTCGATCACCCTACTCGATGGGGCGATCGTGTTAGCGTCCGGGTGGGTTGGTGTTGAGCAACTGCATGACATGACGTAGGAGGTGACTACTGTCTTGTCCAGGCTTCTGTTGTCGAGCATCACTCCCTCTCTTTCAGCTTCCCTCATGTCCTCACTTTGCTCTGGTTCGATCACTTCTCGATAAGTATCGAGCAGTTCCTTGTAGAGCTCTATTTCTTGATGTATGAATCCCTCCTTACCATCATTTGTCAGCGCTGTTTGTAAGCAATCCCCGATTGCAATCTCCTCAAATGCCTCCTCACGCAGATTTTCTAACTCCTCTATCCAAAAGGTTTGACCAGCTATTGTAGGTTTTTTCATAGTTTCCCGAATGTCAAACTGCAAAGTGAGGTCTTCCCCGAGCTTCAGATCGATCTTCCTGTTCCTTACATCAATCATTGCCCCTGcggtggctaagaatggtcgtCCTAAGATAAGCGGATCCCTTGGCTACACATCCATTTCCAAAACCACGATGTCAGTTGGTACATCTACTAACCCTACTTTGACCGACAAATCTTCCAAAACTCCGCTTGGCAACCTCGTAGTTCGATCTGCCAGAACCAGTTGGATGTTGGTAggcttgaatttctcgaatcCGAGACGTTTGGCTACAGTTAGTGGCATCAGGCTGATTGATGCCCCCAAATCGCAAAGACATCTTCCAAACTTCAATGGTCCGATCGAGCAAGGTAAAGTAAACGATCACGGGTCACTCAGTTTCTTAGGTGCAGCAGTCCTTTGGATTATGGCGCTGCACTCATGATTGAGTATGACCATCTCTTGTACTTGCTTGATTCGCTCCATCACTGCATGCTTCAGGAATTTCTGGTAAGGAGGTATCAAGATGAAAGCGTCCATTAGGGGCATGCAAAGTTCGAGTTCTTGCATCTATTTCTCGAACAATGCCTTGTACTTCTCCAGCAGTTCCTTGCGAAATCGTCCAGGGAATGGCAAAGGTGGCTTATGAGGTGGGGGAATGAATCtcctttctttctgtttctctccTCCCGGTTTGTCTGCAGGAGGCGGGGTTGCTGGAGGGTCAACCCGATCATctatctgagtagtgtggtcgGGTTGTTCTAGGGAGTGGCTTTGTGGTTCAGCAGAAAAGTGGTCGGTTCACggatatcctccccatctaaatcATTGTTGTCCTCATTGATGTTCAATGGTGCTGTTCGAGGTGGTAATTGTCGGCCACTCCTTAGGGCGATCGCGTTTGCAGACTCTGTAGGACTTTTTGAGGTGGAAGCCGAGTTATCTGTAAGCACCTGAATTCGAGATCCCAAGGCATCAAACTTGTTGTGTAGTTCTTNNNNNNNNNNNNNNNNNNNNNNNNNNNCAGGCGAGATCGTCGAATCTTGTATTAATGTGTATCGTGTCGGTCTTCTGAGTGGATAGGACTGTGTGCATTAGGGATAGCAAATCCAGCGATGAGGAACTAGATGGGGGTATCGGGCTGTATATCGGGTTTCGGTAGGACAGCTTCGGATTCGGCGTGTAATTGTTGTACcttttgttgtaacctccttggttgttgatgtagttaacatcttCTATGTGTActgtctccccatcttgttgtaaaaactgctcttcctctgatattgcatgaacatgctgctgttGGCTGAGTAgtttatcgagcttgtcattgaggcctttcatgtctctcttgtacttggcatcttcctctccagtagatcgcacattgcgatcg from Camelina sativa cultivar DH55 chromosome 2, Cs, whole genome shotgun sequence includes the following:
- the LOC109126958 gene encoding uncharacterized protein LOC109126958, which codes for MVKVFMDVFSVYGDSFSSCLSNLCKVLKRCEETNLVLNWEKCHLMVQEGIVLGHKISEKGIEVDKAKIKVMVQMQPPKSVRDVRSFLGHAGFYRRFIKDFSKIARPLTRLLRKEAEFIVDKDC